A segment of the Homoserinimonas aerilata genome:
TGATGAAGCCGTCCAGGTCGCCATCGAACACATTCGAGGGGTTGTTGACCTCGTACTCCGTGCGCAGATCCTTCACCATCTGGTACGGCGCCAACACGTAGCTGCGCATCTGATCGCCCCAGCTCGCCGTGATGTTGCCCGCGAGTTCCTTCTTCTGGGCGGCCTCCTGCTCGCGCTGCACGATCAGCAGGCGCGACTGCAGAACGCGCATCGCGGCGGCACGGTTCTGGATCTGGCTCTTCTCGTTCTGCATCGACACGACGATGCCCGTCGGGATGTGCGTGAGGCGCACCGCGGAGTCGGTCGTGTTGACCGACTGGCCGCCGGGACCGCTCGAACGGAACACATCGACCCGGATGTCGTTCTCAGGAATCTCGACGGCCTCGGCCTCAGGCATCAGAGGGATCACCTCGACGGCAGCGAAGCTCGTCTGGCGCTTACCAGCCGAGTTGAACGGGCTCATCCGCACCAGACGGTGAGTGCCGGCCTCGACACTCAGCTTGCCGAACGCGTACGGGGCATCCAATTCGATCGTCGTCGACTTGATGCCCGCCTCCTCCGCGTAGCTCGTGTCGAGAACGCGCGCCGGAATACGGTGCTGCTCCGCGTAGCGCAGGTACATGCGCTGAAGCATTTCGGCGAAGTCCGCGGCATCGACGCCGCCGGCACCCGCCCTGATCGTGATCACGGCAGGATACGAATCCCATTCACCGTTGAGGAGCGTCTGGATCTCGAGTTCGCCGAGCACCTTCTGGATGTCGGCCAGCTCCCTGCGGACCTCCGCCGCGGCATCCGCGTCACCCTCCTCATTGGCGAGCTCGACCATGATCTCGATGTCATCGAGGCGCTGCTGCAGGCTCGTGACCTTCGCCAGCTCGGCCTGCCGGTGACTGAGCGCGCTCGTCACCTTCTGGGCCTTCTCGGTGTCATCCCACAGATCGGGCGCGCCAGCCTGCTCGCTGAGATCCACGATGTCAGCCTCGAGACGCTCCACGCCGATGACGGCACGAATCTCGACGAATGTGGCGCGAAGGGCGGCGAGCTGCGCCGAAATATCCAGTTCATCCATTGTGCGAACCAGCCTACCCGGCGCGCCTACAGTTGAAGGATGAGCACTGTGCCGCCGTTCCGCTGGCGCGCCATCGCACTACCCGCCCTGCTGCCGGCGCTGCTGTTCGCGATCGGCGAGGGCGCCATCATCCCGATCATCCCCATCTTCGCCCACAATCTGGGCGCCAGCCTCGCCGTCGCCGGGCTCGTCGGCGGCATCCTCATGATCGGCGAACTGTTCGGCGACATCCCCAGCGGATGGCTCGTCAGCCGCATCGGGGAACGGCCGGCCATGATCGGTGCCGCGCTGCTCTCCGTCGTCGGACTCGTCATCTGCCTGCTGTCGCCGAACGCGTGGGCGCTCAGCTTCGGCGTGTTCCTCATCGGCCTCGCCACGGCCGTGTTCGCGCTCGCCCGGCACGCCTTCATGACCAGCTTCGTGCCGGCCAGCCACCGGGCCCGCGCCCTGTCGACGCTCGGCGGGGTGTTCCGCTGCGGCTACTTCGTGGGGCCGTTCATCACGGCCGGCGTCATCCACCTCTTCGGAAGCGTCGAGACGGCATTCTGGATCCACATCGTGGCCTGCCTCGCCAGCGTCGCCGTGCTCACGCTCGGCCGGGAGCCCAGCGCGGCATTCGTCGCCGTGAAGACGGTGCGGGCCGAGGACGGGCGCCGGCTGCACGAGGGCGAGGCGCTCGTCGCCGACGAGGCGCGCGGGCTGTTCCGCACCATCTGGGCGAGCCGCTCGGTGCTGCTGAAACTCGGCAGCGGGGTGACACTGCTGAGCGGGCTGCGCGCCAGCCGGGCCGTCATCCTGCCGCTGTGGGCGGTCAGCATCGGGGTGAGCGAAGCCGACACGGCCCTCATCATCGGCGTTGCAGGCGGCGTCGACTTCGCCCTCTTCTATGCGAGCGGCCAGATCATGGACCGCTTCGGGCGGATGTGGAGCGCGCTGCCCTGCATCCTGGGGCTCGCCGCCGGCCACTTCGTGCTCGCGGCGACACACGAGCTGCCGACGAACGTCGAATGGTTCATCGGGGCGGCCATGCTGCTGTCGCTCGCCAACGGCATCGGCAGCGGCATCCTGATGACGCTCGGCGCCGACCTGGCAGACAAACGCAACCCTGCGCCGTTCCTGGGCGCGTGGCGCTTCACGACGAGCATCGGCGGCGCGGCGGCCCCGCTCGCCATCTCGGGCATCACGGCGGTGGCGACGCTGTCGCTCGCGGCGGGCGCCATGGGTGTTCTCGGGCTCGTCGGCGCGGGCATGCTGCTGCGCTACATCCCGCGCTTCGTGCCCCGAGCGCGCTGACGGCGGCGCTCCCCCGCCGCCCCTCCTGGCGCCGCGCGAGGTGTGCTCGGTGCTCGGCGCTCTGCTGAAAACGAAGGAGATTCGCGCCCAATGTGCCACAGATGTGCCCCGCGGGGACGTTTCGGCGCGAATCTCCTTCGTTTTCGGCAGGGCCAGCGGGCAGTCGTCGCGGGGGTCGCGCGGGAGTGGTTTGCGCGCTCTTCCGCGGGGGCGGGGCGCCCAGCGCAGGGCTGTCGTTGCGATCGGCGTGACGCTGCTGTTCGTCAGGCACGGGTAGCGGCGGCGGCCGGTCGCTGCGAGTCAGGGGCGGGCGCGCGTCAGCCGAGCACGCTGCGCGCGGTCGTCTCGACCTCGATGCGCAGACCCTCCGGCACGAGCAGTGTGATCATCGGCGGGCGCCAGAAGGCGGAGAGGCCGACCGTCGCGCTGAGCCCGTCTCGGCTGTCTGCGCGAACGACGGCGAGCCCCTCGAAGTCGTGCGGGACGGCCGCGATGTAGCCGTCGACGGCGGATGCCACGGCTGGCGACGAGAGAGCAGCGGATGCACCGCCGGTGGCCGCGGAGAGGAAGGCGTCCAGCTCATACGCCTCCGCGCCGACAAGCGCGGCCCCGTCGGCGAGGGTGAACAGCCGTTTGCGTTCCAGGTAGAGAGAGGTGGCGGCGGTGACCAGCAGCGCCAGCACAAGGCAGAGCATCGAATAGAAGATGGTGAGCAGGAGGGTGGAGCCCGTCTCTTCTTGCCGCAGCCGGCGCATCCGTGTCACCTCTCCCGCCCGAAGCGCGAGACCTGCTGCACCGCGCTGGCCTCGATGGGCACGGCGAGGAGTCCTCCCCCACCGAGCACGGGCGGCATGAGGGG
Coding sequences within it:
- a CDS encoding pilus assembly protein TadG-related protein yields the protein MRRLRQEETGSTLLLTIFYSMLCLVLALLVTAATSLYLERKRLFTLADGAALVGAEAYELDAFLSAATGGASAALSSPAVASAVDGYIAAVPHDFEGLAVVRADSRDGLSATVGLSAFWRPPMITLLVPEGLRIEVETTARSVLG
- a CDS encoding MFS transporter, coding for MSTVPPFRWRAIALPALLPALLFAIGEGAIIPIIPIFAHNLGASLAVAGLVGGILMIGELFGDIPSGWLVSRIGERPAMIGAALLSVVGLVICLLSPNAWALSFGVFLIGLATAVFALARHAFMTSFVPASHRARALSTLGGVFRCGYFVGPFITAGVIHLFGSVETAFWIHIVACLASVAVLTLGREPSAAFVAVKTVRAEDGRRLHEGEALVADEARGLFRTIWASRSVLLKLGSGVTLLSGLRASRAVILPLWAVSIGVSEADTALIIGVAGGVDFALFYASGQIMDRFGRMWSALPCILGLAAGHFVLAATHELPTNVEWFIGAAMLLSLANGIGSGILMTLGADLADKRNPAPFLGAWRFTTSIGGAAAPLAISGITAVATLSLAAGAMGVLGLVGAGMLLRYIPRFVPRAR
- the prfB gene encoding peptide chain release factor 2; amino-acid sequence: MDELDISAQLAALRATFVEIRAVIGVERLEADIVDLSEQAGAPDLWDDTEKAQKVTSALSHRQAELAKVTSLQQRLDDIEIMVELANEEGDADAAAEVRRELADIQKVLGELEIQTLLNGEWDSYPAVITIRAGAGGVDAADFAEMLQRMYLRYAEQHRIPARVLDTSYAEEAGIKSTTIELDAPYAFGKLSVEAGTHRLVRMSPFNSAGKRQTSFAAVEVIPLMPEAEAVEIPENDIRVDVFRSSGPGGQSVNTTDSAVRLTHIPTGIVVSMQNEKSQIQNRAAAMRVLQSRLLIVQREQEAAQKKELAGNITASWGDQMRSYVLAPYQMVKDLRTEYEVNNPSNVFDGDLDGFITAGIRWRKRDKD